CGATACCAACCCGGCCAAGCTGCAGCTCGCCACCAAGCTCGGCGCCACTGACCTGATCAACCCGAAGGATGGCGATCCGATCCAGCAGATCAAGGACAAGACCGGCGGCATCGGCGTCGAGCACGCGATCGAATGCCTCGGCGCCAAGGTGACCGCCGAGCAGGCGTTCGGTATGCTGGCGCCGGGCGGCACCGCCACCGTGGTCGGCATGATCCCGTTCGGCACCAAGATCGAACTGCACGGCGCCGACTTCCTGCGCGAACGCCGCATGCAGGGCTCGAACATGGGCTCGAACCATTTCCGGGTCGATATGCCCCGCCTGGTGGACTTCTATCTCAGGGGCCTGCTGCACCTCGACGACTGGGTCTCCGCCCGCATCAAGCTATCGGAGATCAACGAGGGCTTCGCCAACATGAAGGCGGGCAAGGTGGTCCGCAGCATCATCGAGTTCAACTGAGGCCGCGCTTCCAAACACGTTGCCACCCGAGAGAGCCCGGCTGAATCGCCGGCCTCTCGGATGACTGGGTCCCCGCCTGCGCGGGAACGACGTCTACCGTTGTGGCGCTTGTGGGGCCTGCTTGTGAGGCCCTGCTTGTGAGCACCGTGGCCGCATCGACGGCCGCGCCGCCGCCATACGCGGCGCGCTCAGAAGCGCAGCGCCTTCGCCTGCTTCACATGCGGCAAGGTGAGGGTCGTCGACAGCACCTCGGCCGGCACCTCACCATCGACTTCGACCAGCGCGATGGCGTCGCCGCCAGGCTTGTTGCGGCCGAGATGGAAGGTCGCGATGTTGACCTTGGCATCGCCGAGCAGCGAGGCAAACTTGCCGATGAAGCCGGGCTTGTCCTCGTTGGTCACGTAGATCATCGACTTGCCGAACTCGGCATCGACACGGATGCCCTTGATGTCGACCAGCCGCGGCTTGCCGTCGGTATAGACCGTGCCGGACACCGAGCGCTCCTGCTTCTCGGTGGCGACGGTGACGGTGATCAGGCTTTCATAGTCGCTCTGCGCGGCGCGGGTGATCTCATCCACCACCATGCCGCGCTCCTTGGCGATCACCGGCGCCGACACGACGTTGATGTCGCCCAGCATCGGCCGCAACAGGCCGGTCAGGGCCGCCGAGGTCAGCGCCTTGATCTTCATCTCGGCGACATGGCCCTCATAGGTGATCGTCACCTTGGCGATGTCGCTGTCGGTGAGCTGGCCTGCGAACGAGCCGAGCTTTTCGGCGAGTTCGACGAACGGCTTCAGCTTCGGCGCCTCTTCCGCAGTGATGGAGGGGAAGTTGACCGCGTTCGAGATCGCACCGTTGAGCAGATAGTCGGACATCTGCTCGGCGACCTGCAGCGCGACATTCTCCTGCGCCTCGCTGGTGGAGGCGCCGAGGTGCGGCGTGCAGATCACGTTCGGATGGCCGAACAGAACGTTGCTGGTCGCAGGCTCCTCGACGAATACGTCGAACGCCGCGCCCGCGACATGGCCGGAATCGAGCGCCGCCCGCAGCGCCGCCTCGTCCACCAGACCGCCGCGCGCGCAATTGATGATACGCACGCCCTTCTTGGTCTTCGCCAGCGCCGCCGCGTCGATGATGTTGCGGGTCTTGTCGGTGAGCGGCGTATGCAGGGTGATGAAGTCCGCCCGCTTGAACAGCTCGTCCAGCTCCACCTTCTCGACGCCGATGTCCTTGGCGCGCTCCGGCGACAGGAACGGATCGAACGCGATCACCTTCATGCGCAGGCCGAGCGCGCGATCGGCGACGATCGCGCCGATGTTGCCGCAGCCGATCACGCCCAGCGTCTTGCCGGTGATCTCGACGCCCATGAAGCGATTCTTTTCCCACTTGCCGGCCTGGGTCGAGGCATCGGCCTGCGGAATCTCGCGCGCCAGCGACAGCATCAGCGTGATCGCGTGCTCGGCGGTGGTGATCGAGTTGCCGAACGGCGTGTTCATCACGATGATGCCCTTCGCCGTTGCCGCCGGAATCTCGACATTGTCGACGCCGATGCCGGCGCGGCCGATTACCTTCAGCCGCTTTGCCTTTTCGAGAATCTTGGCGGTCGCCTTGGTCGCCGAGCGGATGGCGAGACCGTCATAATTGCCGATGATCTCGGCGAGCTTGTCCTTGTCCTTGCCGAGATTCGGCTGGAAATCGACCTCGACGCCGCGATCCTTGAAGATCTGCACGGCAGCCGGAGACAGCGCATCGGAAATGAGAACTTTGGGTTTGGACATGTCCATGTTCCAGACAGGTTTTTCAAAGAGTGGAGAAACGAAACCGCGCGAGGCTCCCTCTCCCCATTTGCGGGGAGAGGGCCGGGGCGAAAGGCTGCCCGGTTGGAGACGTCCGAACCGCCTTACGCCCGGATCTCGCGAGAGACCGCTCCCGTGAGGAAGCGGCAGAGAAACAAGTCGTCCCGATCACGCCACCTGCGTCAGGCGCCGTGATCGAGCAGCCTTTTCATCAAGCCGCCTTATTCATCAAGCCGCCTTGGCGAGCTGCGCCTTGGCTTCGGCGAACGCCCAATCGAGCCACTGGGTCAGGATTTCGACATCCTTGGCCTCGACGGTGGCGCCGCACCAGATCCGCAAGCCCGGAGGCGCATCGCGGTACGCGCCGAGGTCGTAGCCCGCGCCTTCCTTCTCGATCGCGTTGACCAGCGTCTTGGCGAAGTCCGCCTGCTTGTCGGCGGGAAGCGCCGTGACCTGCGGATCGACCACCTTCATGCAGACCGATGTGTTGGAGCGGATCGCCGGGTCCTTCGCCAGGAAATCCACCCACGGGGTCTTCGCCGCCCAGTCGCTCAACACCTTGGTCGAGGCATCGGCACGCGCCATCAGCCCCTTCAGGCCGCCGACCGACTTCGCCCAGCTGAGCGTATCGATGTAATCCTCGACGCAGAGCATCGACGGCGTGTTGATGGTCTCGCCCTCGAAGATGCCCTCGTTGATCTTGCCGCTCTTGGTCATGCGGAAGATCTTCGGCAGCGGCCACGGCGGCGTGTAGCTCTCGAGCCGGGCCACGGCGCGCGGCGACAGGATCAGCATGCCGTGCGCGGCCTCGCCGCCCAGCGCCTTCTGCCAGGAGAACGTCACCACATCGAGCTTGTCCCACGCGAGCGGCTGCGCAAACGCCGCCGACGTGGCGTCGCAGATCGTCAGACCTTCACGGTCGGCCTTGATCCAGTCGGCGTTCGGCACGCGCACGCCGGAGGTCGTGCCGTTCCAGGTGAACACCACGTCGGAGGCCGGATCGACCTTCGCCAGGTCCGGCAATTCGCCGTAGCCCGCCTTCAGCGTCGTCACATCCTTCAGCTTCAATTCCTTGGCGACATCGCTGACCCAGCCTTCGCCGAACGATTCCCACGCCAGCATGGTGATCTTGCGCGGACCGAGCAGCGACCACAGCGCCATCTCGACGGCCCCGGTGTCCGACGCCGGCACGATGCCGATCCGATAGTCCTTCGGCACCTCGAGGACTTCGCGCGTCAACTCGATCGCAAGCTTCAGCTTCGCCTTGCCGATCTTGGCGCGGTGCGAGCGGCCGAGCGCTGCGTCTTTCAGTTTTTCGGGAGACCAGCCGGGGCGCTTCGCGCAGGGGCCAGAAGAAAAATGCGGCACTGCCGGCCGCACGGTGGGCTTCGTCGCCATTGCTCTATCCTTCCAGATAGCTGCCTCTCGGTGGGGAGAGGTTTCCCGCAGCCGGATTTATAGAAACGCCTGCGGTTGCGCAAGGTTCTTTGAATCCCACTTCGGCCTGCCCGCAGCCGTTTGGGCAGAACGGCGCAGGAACGCTAACGCGAATGTGAGGAGCTCTGTCGCGCGTCGTCAGCGCGCGCGAATCGGCTTCGCCATCGTCTCGGTGCGGTTGGTCCACACCAGCCCGCCGAACATCTCCGGCACCAGCGCGAGTTCATCCGGACGATCGATGCCGGCGGTGGCGCCACCGCTCCACGGCCCAAGCAGGATCACGTCGGTCCCCGCCGCCTGCATGCGCGCGACGAATTTGTAGGGCCAGCCCCACAGCCACGGCGCCGCGTTGGCGGGAATAGCGACGATGGTGTTGCGGCAAGCGGCCGGCACACGGCCACTCCAGCCGAACGCGGCATAGCGCAACAGACATGTCTTCACCGATTGCGGATCGAAACCGCGCAAGCCGGGAATTCCCGCCACCGCCGCGCGGGTCGGCTGCGCTCCGCCATAGACGCCGAAGATGCGTTTCCAGAACTCGGGGCGCGCCCTGACGAGGTCGGCGAGCGCAGTCCCCTCCTCCGCCCGTCGACTCTTGAAGTTGATCAGGAAGCGGCCATTGGGCAGCGCCTCGAACACCTCGGTCAGTTCGGGCATCAGCCCCTTGCCCTTGCCGCGAAACGGGAATGTCTTGCCGCCGTCGGCGGTGTAGCCGTAGCCGATGTCGAGCGTCTTCAGCACCGCATACGGCGTCTGCTCGGTCACACCCTTGCCGTCGGTCCGGCACTCCAGCGTCCAATCGTGGAACACCGCGAACTTGCCGTCCGGCGTGAGATGGACGTCGAGCTCCACCACGTCCGCGCCCGCCTCGAACGCCGCCCGCATCGAGGCGATGGTGTTCTCCAGCAGATCGTGCTGCGGCGGGTTGATCAGCGAGGCTGTGCAGGTGTCGCGCCCGACCTCGTCCACCGGATAGGATTGGAAAATGCCGCGATGGGCCAGCACCCGCGGCTGGGTTTCGAGTTGCGGGGCGAGCAGCATGGACGAATTGCCGAGCCAAAGCGCTCCGGCCACGACCAAAACTGCGATCAAAAGTGCCCTGACCATCGTCCCCACTCTGCGTCGGGACACACACGTCAGTTCAAATCGGGCGAAAGAAAGAACGGCCGCGCCCGCGCACGACGATACGCACAGGATGGCCGGCGCCTCGGCTCGTCTGACCGCTTCCTCGCCTTGACGCGCGTCAGAGGCCGAGCCGCTTCTCGGCATCGCCGATCCAGCGCCGCAGCGCCGGAAAGGCTTCAAGGTCGAAGCCACCTTCATGGGCGACGCGCGTGTAGGCAAGCAGCGCCACGTCGGCGAGCGAAAACGCCGCACCGACCAGAAAGCGCGTCTCGGCCAGCCGATGCTCCATCCGCTGGAGCGCCGCATCGCCGCGCTTGACCCTGTCGGGATCGCGCTCGGAGGCAGCCTTGCCGAGATAGACCATCTGGAAACGGCAGACTGCGATGTACGGCTCGTGGCTGTATTGTTCCCAGAACAGCCACTCGTCCATCTTGGCGGCATCGAACGGATCGCGCGGGATGAGATCGCTGTCGCGGGCGAGATAGCGGATGATCGCGTTGGACTGCGCGAGCGTGCGGCCGTCATCGAAAACGAGCACCGGCACCTGGCCCGCGGGATTGAGCTTCAGGAACTCCGCCGTGCGCGACTGCCCCGTCATGATGTCGATGGCGACCCAGCGGTAGCGCAGAGCGAGATGGTCGCACACCCATTTCACCTTCAGGCAATTGCCGGACTTGGTGTCGCCGTAGATGTCCATGATTGCGATATCCAGGGGCGCGATCCGCAGGTTGCTCTGTCCAGCGTACGATAGCCAGGTGCGTCGTCAGGTGGCGATAGCCAAGTTGCGACAGCTGCGCCGGCAGGCGCTCGCTGCTGCATCCGTCAAGCCAACGGCCGCCACCAGGGCATGGCGCGGCCGCAAAGCACTTGCTGGAGACGCTGGATCAGAACTTGTAGCCGACGCCACCGCGAACGGTGTGAATGTTGGCATTCACACTCGAGGT
The sequence above is drawn from the Afipia sp. P52-10 genome and encodes:
- a CDS encoding glutathione S-transferase family protein, producing MDIYGDTKSGNCLKVKWVCDHLALRYRWVAIDIMTGQSRTAEFLKLNPAGQVPVLVFDDGRTLAQSNAIIRYLARDSDLIPRDPFDAAKMDEWLFWEQYSHEPYIAVCRFQMVYLGKAASERDPDRVKRGDAALQRMEHRLAETRFLVGAAFSLADVALLAYTRVAHEGGFDLEAFPALRRWIGDAEKRLGL
- a CDS encoding phosphoserine transaminase encodes the protein MATKPTVRPAVPHFSSGPCAKRPGWSPEKLKDAALGRSHRAKIGKAKLKLAIELTREVLEVPKDYRIGIVPASDTGAVEMALWSLLGPRKITMLAWESFGEGWVSDVAKELKLKDVTTLKAGYGELPDLAKVDPASDVVFTWNGTTSGVRVPNADWIKADREGLTICDATSAAFAQPLAWDKLDVVTFSWQKALGGEAAHGMLILSPRAVARLESYTPPWPLPKIFRMTKSGKINEGIFEGETINTPSMLCVEDYIDTLSWAKSVGGLKGLMARADASTKVLSDWAAKTPWVDFLAKDPAIRSNTSVCMKVVDPQVTALPADKQADFAKTLVNAIEKEGAGYDLGAYRDAPPGLRIWCGATVEAKDVEILTQWLDWAFAEAKAQLAKAA
- the serA gene encoding phosphoglycerate dehydrogenase, which codes for MSKPKVLISDALSPAAVQIFKDRGVEVDFQPNLGKDKDKLAEIIGNYDGLAIRSATKATAKILEKAKRLKVIGRAGIGVDNVEIPAATAKGIIVMNTPFGNSITTAEHAITLMLSLAREIPQADASTQAGKWEKNRFMGVEITGKTLGVIGCGNIGAIVADRALGLRMKVIAFDPFLSPERAKDIGVEKVELDELFKRADFITLHTPLTDKTRNIIDAAALAKTKKGVRIINCARGGLVDEAALRAALDSGHVAGAAFDVFVEEPATSNVLFGHPNVICTPHLGASTSEAQENVALQVAEQMSDYLLNGAISNAVNFPSITAEEAPKLKPFVELAEKLGSFAGQLTDSDIAKVTITYEGHVAEMKIKALTSAALTGLLRPMLGDINVVSAPVIAKERGMVVDEITRAAQSDYESLITVTVATEKQERSVSGTVYTDGKPRLVDIKGIRVDAEFGKSMIYVTNEDKPGFIGKFASLLGDAKVNIATFHLGRNKPGGDAIALVEVDGEVPAEVLSTTLTLPHVKQAKALRF
- a CDS encoding glycerophosphodiester phosphodiesterase family protein → MVRALLIAVLVVAGALWLGNSSMLLAPQLETQPRVLAHRGIFQSYPVDEVGRDTCTASLINPPQHDLLENTIASMRAAFEAGADVVELDVHLTPDGKFAVFHDWTLECRTDGKGVTEQTPYAVLKTLDIGYGYTADGGKTFPFRGKGKGLMPELTEVFEALPNGRFLINFKSRRAEEGTALADLVRARPEFWKRIFGVYGGAQPTRAAVAGIPGLRGFDPQSVKTCLLRYAAFGWSGRVPAACRNTIVAIPANAAPWLWGWPYKFVARMQAAGTDVILLGPWSGGATAGIDRPDELALVPEMFGGLVWTNRTETMAKPIRAR